A stretch of DNA from Micromonospora peucetia:
CGCGGGGTGACGGTGATCGGGATGGAGCAGCTCGTCGAGGGCCAGCCGCACCGACAGAAGTGGGCCCGGCGGGTGCTGGAGGAGGCGGCAGCCGGCCGGATCCGCCCGGTCATCGGCCAGACCTATCCCTTGGAACGCGCCGCCGACGCTCACACCGCCCTGGAGAACCGCGACACCATCGGGAAGACCCTGCTTCTTGTCCGACCCGGAGGCTCATGAAGCCCGCCGGCTGAGGGTAATGAAGATGTGGTCGACCAGACGGCGGGTCAGCTCCTGGTACACGCGTTCGCGCTGACCAGGGCGCGGAAGAAGAGGGTTGCCGGTATCACCTGCCACAGCAGGTCGATGTCGACGTCGGCGGACAACTCGCCCCGGGCGGATCGCGGCGCGGCTGCGGGTGATCCGGGCGTTCGCCGATCATGCCGGGGGCTACCCGTGGCAGTGGCTTCCGCAGATGGTCGACGAGTGGAGCATGGATCTGCGGTCGGTGCGCGGGCTGCGTCGGTCGACGCTGCGGGGTTACCAGGAGGCCGTCCGGCTGTTCTGCGACTACCTGACCGATCCGGCCTACGACTGGGCGGCCGAGTGCCAGCAGCGGTTCGGCTCGCACCCGGTGCAGGTCTGCCACGAGTGGAACACCGCAGTTCATGTGCAGGAGGGCGAGGCCGATCCGGCGAAGCGGGCCTTTACGGTCGTCGAGTTGCAGGCGTTGTTCGACTACGCCGACGAGCAGGTCACCCGTATCCGTGGAGTGGGTCGTAAGGGCTGGTTGCCGGCGTTTCGGGACGCGACGCTGCTGAAGGTCGCCTACGGCTACGGGCTGCGCCGTCTTGGTCAACTGCTTCAACAGCCCGTCCGGACCCGTCAACGACAAGCCCTGCTCCTTCGCCGCCCGAACCAACTCGGCGGCAGCCTTCGCCTCCGCCGACGGCTCGGGCCGCTTCTTGCGTCCGGTCTGGTCGTTCAGTGTCGCGGTCATCACGGCACCCTCCTCACCAGGCACAACGCCCGGCAGGTCAGGCCGGAAACACCTTTAGATCCACAGACCCGCGGCGCGTTCGGACTTACCTTTCGGGTGCGTCGTGGGCGCTGTCCGTTCGCGGCCGAGTTGGCAAAGTGGCCGCACTGACCACGGTCTGGATCCCTGCACGGGTCGCCGGTCAGCCGCGTGTGTCGAGCGGGACGTGCAGCGAGAGGTGCGAGGACAGGGCGCGGAGGAAGTCCGGGGTGTCGAAGACCGCGCCCGCGGAGGCGACGCCGGTGGTCCTGGTCCGGCCGGTGAGGATGCGGTCGACGGCCTCCACCGCGAGCGGCGCGCTGATGGCGTAGATGTCCTGACCGGCGGCGACCACGCGGCGTTCCGCTCCGCCGGAGCGGACGAGGACGTCGACGACGAAGGTCTGCGCGGAGCGGCCGCGCTCGTCGACGGCGGTCGGTGCCGAGGCGTCAGGAGCGGACAGGTCCGCGGCCGCCTTGGCGGTCATGTAGGTGCGCACCTCCGGGATGGCCAGGTGGCTGGGAATGGTGACGACGTCGGCCATGGTGAACTCTCCGATGACGCTCTGGGGGCCGAGCGGAGCCGGGAAGGGCCACTCCAGGGTCGGCAGAGTGTCGTCGTGGTACTCCAGCCGTCCGCCGGTGTAGCGGACACGGCGGCCACCCCGTCGCTGCCCCGAGACCGCGCCCGCAACACGCGTCCCGGCGGTGGGGTGCCAACTGCTCAGGCCGTAGGCGATGTGCGCCTCGTCCGCCGCCGTCCAGTCGCCCATCGCGGTGGTGACCAACAGGTCGCCGAGGCCGCCGTAGAAGGCCATCGCAGGGACCACCACGGTGCCCGCGGCGCGGGCGCGCTCCGCGAAGTGCGCGAACGTGTCAAGGTTCGCCTCGATCTCGGCCGCCACGTCGACATACGGGATGCCGGCGCGCAGCGCCGCCTCGACCAGCGGGGCTGCGGTCGTGGCGAAAGGCCCGGCGCAGTTGATCACGGCGGCCGCGCCGTTCAGCGCGCGGTCGAGCGAGGCTGGATCGTCGACCGACGCCTGCCGCGCCTCGAGCCCCGGTTGGGCCTGCGCCAGCGCCAGCAGCTTGTCCTCGTCGCGACCGA
This window harbors:
- a CDS encoding saccharopine dehydrogenase family protein is translated as MAVFGAYGHTGRFVVAELRERGYVPLLLGRDEDKLLALAQAQPGLEARQASVDDPASLDRALNGAAAVINCAGPFATTAAPLVEAALRAGIPYVDVAAEIEANLDTFAHFAERARAAGTVVVPAMAFYGGLGDLLVTTAMGDWTAADEAHIAYGLSSWHPTAGTRVAGAVSGQRRGGRRVRYTGGRLEYHDDTLPTLEWPFPAPLGPQSVIGEFTMADVVTIPSHLAIPEVRTYMTAKAAADLSAPDASAPTAVDERGRSAQTFVVDVLVRSGGAERRVVAAGQDIYAISAPLAVEAVDRILTGRTRTTGVASAGAVFDTPDFLRALSSHLSLHVPLDTRG